ACCAATTTCTCCTGGGGGAATTTGACTGAAACAGCAGATCCCACAGGAAAGGCAGGTTCTTGGCTGCTTGCTATCGTAACTAGCCCAAGATCTGTCTTCACCTCATACTGATAGCCTTTGCCAAGATACGTCCGTACTTCAATCGAACCTGACAGAAAGGATTCGTCCTTTGCAAGGCTAAGCTGAACATCCTCCGGCCTGATACAGAAGAGCGTGGCTTTATCCTTATCGGCGGGAATGGAAACCTGAGCCACTTTTGCTTTGTCTATCGCAAACAGGTTCTTGAAACCGACAAAACGGGCGATCATCTCGGTTGCAGGATTGGAATAGATTTTCTCCGGGCTGTCGCACTGCTCAATCTTCCCCTTCTGCATGATCGCTACCCTATCAGAAATAGAGAAACACTCTTCCTGGTCATGGGTGACGAATACTGTCGTAATCCCCAGTTCTTGCTGGATTCTCTTGATAGAAGAGCGCATCTGCAGCCTAAGCTGGGCATCGAGGTTGGAAAGCGGTTCATCAAGCAGCAACAGCTTCGGTTCGATTACCAAAGCCCTGGCCAAGGCTACCCTCTGGCGCTGACCTCCCGAAAGTTGCTTGGGAAACCGCTGCTCAAGGCCGGTAATACCACAGATATCAAC
The sequence above is a segment of the Sphaerochaeta pleomorpha str. Grapes genome. Coding sequences within it:
- a CDS encoding ABC transporter ATP-binding protein, producing the protein MSFGELRHIDVSYDKKNLILEDLNLDIHQGELLSLLGPSGCGKTTTLRVIAGLIEATGGTFLLEGKDMTHVPVHKRDFGIVFQSYALFPHLTVFENIAFGLKLRKIDSATIATQVAKMVDICGITGLEQRFPKQLSGGQRQRVALARALVIEPKLLLLDEPLSNLDAQLRLQMRSSIKRIQQELGITTVFVTHDQEECFSISDRVAIMQKGKIEQCDSPEKIYSNPATEMIARFVGFKNLFAIDKAKVAQVSIPADKDKATLFCIRPEDVQLSLAKDESFLSGSIEVRTYLGKGYQYEVKTDLGLVTIASSQEPAFPVGSAVSVKFPQEKLVFLHR